Proteins encoded by one window of Lacipirellulaceae bacterium:
- a CDS encoding HYExAFE family protein produces MKRDNHYEAAFEAYLQSRQVAYVAVDEQRRSQVLGGSLKNADFLVTPSQGATLLVDVKGRRFPSGQKHHQYWRNWSTWDDLRSLASWQERIGAGAIALFTFAYHLVGERSPVAREQLYEFRGQWYAFLAVRVADYIQRMKPLSQKWQTVSMPVADFRAAAVPFEQWIGGSVSVSELHESHESGIF; encoded by the coding sequence ATGAAGCGCGACAATCATTACGAAGCGGCGTTCGAGGCCTACTTGCAGTCGCGGCAGGTGGCTTACGTGGCGGTGGATGAGCAGCGGCGGAGTCAGGTGTTGGGCGGATCGCTCAAGAATGCGGACTTCTTGGTGACACCCTCGCAAGGCGCGACGTTGCTGGTGGATGTGAAGGGGCGGCGATTTCCTAGTGGGCAGAAGCATCACCAGTATTGGCGAAACTGGTCGACGTGGGACGACCTCCGCAGCCTCGCGAGTTGGCAGGAGCGGATTGGAGCCGGCGCAATTGCTCTGTTTACCTTCGCCTATCATCTCGTCGGCGAGCGCTCGCCAGTCGCTCGCGAACAACTCTATGAATTCCGCGGCCAGTGGTACGCTTTTCTGGCGGTTCGGGTTGCCGATTATATCCAGCGAATGAAGCCGCTCTCCCAGAAGTGGCAAACCGTCTCAATGCCGGTGGCCGATTTTCGGGCCGCGGCGGTGCCGTTTGAGCAGTGGATCGGCGGTTCTGTTTCAGTCAGCGAATTGCACGAATCTCACGAATCGGGCATTTTCTGA
- a CDS encoding DUF3592 domain-containing protein produces the protein MAKIRTNAGPGCLTLFSLPFTLVGLFMLGWTIWNVLGWQQAQSWVETPATLLETKLKTSNSSDSTTYQATARYRYEYAGKPYESERVSLHSGSDNIGSFQQDLAKRLKQRFKEKQPWTAFVNPRNPSEAVLDRSLRPWFTLFKLGFGLIFACVGIGMIVGSRIMARREREKNQLSALYPDEPWLRQKDWAAGRVESDQHYAVWLSWGFAFFWNLISWAISISAFASDEAPPLWTYTILLGFPLMGLFLLGWAIYVTWQRIRWGRSIFEMASVPGVVGGQLAGVIHVPGQLRPDDGILLSLTRYVQRTRQTSEGEETYEDPQWQRDKLITRTMPGTQGGTAIPVAFHIPFEQHPTDEEEGQLWKLEAESHTPGVNYKAEFEVPVFRTAVSSADTPAESDLLADYEETPPLKSVLNRIGGRLRRETETSLELCFPTGHRWKLGTVVTFFGLLFGGAGAGMIVERFWWLAVPFTLIGGGIFLTGLYYLLERVDLRVSGDALTHSRGPFGLGRQRRFTPEQIQAINVSASGTRSGSTVYQQITVKPKEGKRVKLLTNLTRRADADRLAERFREVLGLDCLE, from the coding sequence ATGGCGAAAATCAGAACCAATGCCGGCCCCGGTTGCCTGACACTTTTCTCACTTCCTTTCACGCTCGTCGGCCTCTTTATGCTGGGCTGGACGATCTGGAATGTTCTTGGCTGGCAGCAAGCGCAAAGTTGGGTCGAGACGCCCGCAACGCTTCTCGAGACCAAGCTCAAGACAAGTAACAGCAGCGACTCGACCACTTATCAAGCAACAGCCCGCTACCGTTATGAGTACGCCGGCAAGCCGTACGAATCGGAGCGCGTCTCTCTCCACTCGGGCAGCGACAACATTGGCTCGTTCCAACAAGACCTCGCGAAACGACTGAAGCAGCGGTTCAAAGAAAAACAACCCTGGACTGCCTTTGTCAATCCGCGCAATCCGTCGGAAGCTGTTCTCGATCGCTCGCTAAGGCCTTGGTTCACGTTATTTAAGCTGGGTTTCGGATTGATCTTCGCCTGCGTTGGCATTGGCATGATCGTCGGTTCGCGGATCATGGCTCGTCGAGAGCGCGAGAAGAATCAACTGTCCGCCCTGTATCCTGACGAGCCTTGGTTGCGTCAAAAGGACTGGGCCGCCGGGCGTGTCGAAAGCGACCAACACTATGCCGTTTGGCTGTCCTGGGGATTTGCTTTCTTTTGGAACCTCATCAGTTGGGCCATTTCGATCAGTGCGTTTGCCTCCGACGAAGCACCACCACTATGGACCTACACAATCCTCTTGGGCTTTCCGCTCATGGGATTGTTCCTCCTTGGCTGGGCAATCTACGTCACCTGGCAGCGGATTCGCTGGGGAAGATCGATCTTTGAAATGGCAAGCGTCCCGGGGGTCGTTGGTGGGCAGTTGGCCGGCGTGATTCACGTCCCGGGACAACTCCGTCCCGACGACGGGATTCTGCTTTCGCTCACTCGCTACGTGCAACGCACCAGGCAGACCAGCGAGGGGGAAGAAACTTACGAGGATCCTCAGTGGCAGCGGGACAAACTCATCACTCGCACCATGCCTGGCACCCAGGGTGGCACGGCCATTCCCGTAGCATTTCACATTCCCTTCGAGCAACATCCCACCGACGAAGAGGAAGGCCAACTCTGGAAACTCGAAGCGGAAAGTCATACCCCCGGCGTGAACTACAAAGCGGAGTTTGAGGTCCCTGTGTTTCGCACCGCAGTAAGCAGTGCGGACACGCCCGCGGAAAGCGACCTGCTGGCGGACTACGAAGAAACGCCGCCACTAAAGTCAGTACTCAACCGCATCGGCGGACGCCTGCGGCGTGAAACGGAGACCAGCCTCGAACTATGCTTCCCCACGGGCCATCGCTGGAAACTCGGGACCGTGGTCACTTTCTTCGGTCTCTTATTCGGCGGCGCTGGTGCCGGGATGATCGTCGAGCGTTTCTGGTGGTTGGCTGTCCCGTTTACGCTCATCGGCGGAGGGATCTTTCTCACGGGACTTTACTACTTGCTGGAACGCGTCGACCTCCGCGTCAGCGGCGACGCCCTCACCCACAGCCGCGGCCCCTTCGGCCTCGGTCGCCAACGACGTTTCACGCCCGAGCAAATCCAAGCGATCAACGTCAGCGCCTCAGGCACTCGCTCCGGCAGTACTGTCTACCAACAAATCACGGTCAAACCGAAAGAGGGCAAACGGGTAAAACTCCTGACCAACCTCACCCGCCGTGCGGATGCCGATCGACTCGCAGAAAGGTTTCGTGAGGTTCTGGGGCTTGATTGCCTAGAATGA
- a CDS encoding NUDIX hydrolase: MHRQPLLKLLDEYQRQYADESVVTERIRSLVTASADCFERTCRPGHITGSAWVMNADRSRCLLVHHRKLGKWLQPGGHADGDANVARVAMKEALEETGLRSLMFASPSPLDLDVHVIPERRDADGNLIEDAHEHHDVRFLILAADEEEPVVSDESHDVRWFTERELLEVTDEESVLRLWRKARG, encoded by the coding sequence ATGCATCGCCAACCGCTACTAAAACTCTTAGACGAATACCAAAGGCAATACGCCGACGAATCCGTGGTGACGGAGCGGATTCGCTCGCTAGTGACTGCTTCCGCTGACTGCTTCGAGCGGACGTGTCGCCCTGGGCATATCACTGGTTCGGCTTGGGTTATGAACGCAGATCGGTCGCGGTGTCTGTTGGTGCATCATCGGAAGTTGGGAAAGTGGTTGCAGCCGGGGGGGCACGCCGATGGGGACGCGAATGTCGCTCGCGTGGCCATGAAAGAAGCGCTCGAGGAGACCGGGCTTCGTTCGTTGATGTTTGCCAGCCCGTCGCCCTTGGACTTGGACGTCCACGTGATCCCCGAACGCCGAGATGCCGACGGCAACCTGATTGAAGACGCCCACGAACACCACGACGTGCGGTTCCTCATTCTCGCCGCGGATGAAGAGGAGCCGGTGGTCAGTGACGAGTCGCACGACGTGCGGTGGTTCACGGAGCGAGAGTTGTTAGAAGTAACGGATGAAGAGAGCGTCTTAAGGCTGTGGCGGAAAGCGCGGGGTTGA
- a CDS encoding DegT/DnrJ/EryC1/StrS family aminotransferase, whose amino-acid sequence MSTPKDATFPVPMLDVNRQNQPLRSEVDAVLSEVCSSGAFVHGPACRELETAIADYCGTEHAIGCASGSDALLLALMAIGIGPGDEVILPSFTFFATAGSVWRLGATPVFADIHPETFNLDASAVAEKITPATKAVLPVHLFGQCADMDALAEVCGSIPIIEDAAQAIGAQFQGRRAGSLGLMGCFSFYPTKNLGGFGDGGMMTTNDTHLAEKLRVLRDHGQRPRYHHELVGLNSRLDTLQAAVLGVKLPRLDDWAASRQRHADHYVNEFDRLGLDNDFTLPAEASGCPSVWNQFTIRVLGGRRDALQKFLQEKQIGSAIYYPVPLHLQKCFLNLGYTPGSLPLTEQACEEVLSLPVFPELTRREQDRVIQSLAEFANVAYEPLERHAA is encoded by the coding sequence ATGAGTACTCCTAAAGACGCCACTTTCCCTGTTCCTATGCTTGATGTGAATCGCCAAAACCAGCCCCTCCGCAGTGAAGTCGACGCGGTGCTCAGCGAGGTCTGTTCGTCAGGCGCTTTTGTACATGGCCCTGCTTGCCGCGAACTGGAAACCGCGATTGCCGACTACTGCGGCACGGAACACGCCATCGGCTGCGCCTCAGGCAGCGACGCCCTCCTGCTGGCGCTCATGGCGATCGGCATCGGCCCCGGTGACGAAGTCATCCTCCCGAGTTTTACTTTTTTCGCGACGGCCGGTTCCGTTTGGCGGCTGGGTGCCACCCCGGTTTTCGCCGATATTCATCCCGAAACGTTTAACCTCGACGCATCAGCGGTAGCCGAAAAGATCACACCCGCTACCAAGGCGGTTCTGCCGGTCCACCTGTTTGGTCAGTGCGCCGATATGGACGCGCTCGCCGAGGTCTGTGGTTCTATTCCGATCATCGAAGACGCGGCTCAAGCCATTGGGGCCCAATTCCAAGGTCGTCGAGCTGGCAGTCTCGGGCTGATGGGCTGCTTTTCGTTTTATCCCACCAAGAATCTTGGTGGATTCGGCGATGGGGGAATGATGACCACGAATGATACCCATCTCGCTGAAAAGCTGCGTGTTCTTCGCGACCACGGACAACGGCCCCGGTACCACCACGAGCTGGTCGGCCTCAACAGTCGGCTCGACACGTTGCAAGCGGCAGTCTTGGGAGTGAAGCTTCCGCGGCTAGACGACTGGGCCGCCAGTCGACAACGTCACGCTGACCATTATGTCAACGAATTCGACCGGCTTGGTCTGGACAATGACTTCACCCTTCCTGCGGAAGCCTCTGGCTGCCCCAGCGTCTGGAACCAATTTACGATTCGCGTTCTAGGTGGCCGTCGTGATGCCTTGCAAAAGTTCTTGCAAGAGAAGCAAATCGGATCGGCAATCTATTATCCAGTACCCTTGCACTTACAGAAGTGCTTCTTGAACCTCGGGTACACCCCCGGCAGCTTGCCATTGACCGAGCAGGCTTGTGAAGAAGTTCTCAGCCTGCCAGTGTTCCCCGAGCTAACGCGACGGGAACAAGACCGTGTGATTCAATCGCTCGCCGAGTTCGCCAACGTCGCCTACGAACCGCTGGAACGCCACGCGGCCTAG
- a CDS encoding peroxiredoxin-like family protein yields the protein MSIRLFFLVAILSVAVQGCQQESEEKVSAETTTAEKESAEEMSEDSKEDQPEIVDFELPSLSDKLAARKAEFAKQAPEELRNLFANGVKQVAETGIVEQAKQVGDIAPSGTLQTAAEETVELDSLWSDGPVVLVWYRGGWCPYCNLQLEAMQGATSTLERLGAKVVALTPELPPKAAATQEKLRVGFQILSDPGNELARKFGLVFKLPPEVAKVYKDRIKLKEYNGDDSYELPLSAVYVIDTQGIIRYAFLDADYTKRAEPADIVAAVKSLSL from the coding sequence ATGTCGATTCGTCTATTCTTCCTAGTAGCAATTCTCTCAGTGGCCGTACAAGGTTGCCAGCAAGAATCCGAAGAGAAGGTCTCTGCCGAGACAACCACGGCAGAGAAGGAAAGTGCAGAAGAAATGTCTGAGGATTCAAAAGAGGACCAGCCCGAGATCGTTGACTTTGAGTTGCCCTCACTCAGTGACAAGTTGGCCGCGCGGAAAGCAGAATTCGCCAAGCAAGCTCCTGAGGAGTTACGCAACCTATTTGCCAACGGCGTGAAACAGGTTGCCGAAACAGGCATCGTTGAACAAGCCAAGCAGGTGGGCGATATAGCTCCCAGTGGCACGTTGCAAACTGCTGCTGAAGAAACGGTCGAGCTCGATTCACTCTGGTCGGATGGCCCGGTGGTTCTCGTCTGGTATCGCGGAGGCTGGTGCCCCTACTGCAACTTGCAACTTGAAGCGATGCAAGGGGCGACCAGCACTCTTGAACGACTCGGCGCTAAGGTTGTCGCACTCACGCCCGAGTTGCCCCCGAAAGCGGCTGCCACTCAAGAAAAACTCCGCGTCGGTTTTCAGATCCTCAGCGATCCGGGCAACGAATTGGCTCGAAAGTTCGGCCTGGTCTTCAAGCTGCCCCCGGAAGTCGCCAAGGTCTACAAAGATCGCATCAAGCTCAAAGAATACAACGGGGACGACTCCTACGAATTACCACTCTCGGCTGTCTATGTGATCGACACACAGGGCATCATTCGCTACGCCTTTCTCGACGCAGACTACACGAAACGTGCCGAACCGGCAGACATCGTCGCAGCAGTGAAGTCGCTGAGCCTCTAG
- a CDS encoding DMT family transporter, giving the protein MLPTQFRLSLLKLFAAILIFGTVPASISSVSADAFSLGLLRLCAATLAFSVILLASGKFRELRRLSGKEWQTLLLIGFLFGLHWLTYILSIKKGGPAIGAIGFTTYGVQIPLLGWLFGFGRPSLRTFLAFALAISGASLCLIENNKERPQIESAVAETDAAIPPETSSTASGGLAVWLVVALLSGTFYAGLPLLHQRNAHLSNSVRTWAQFTFALPVFLLTLPMAEGNFPREEIWLLAHLALIVTVVGHFLWVQGATELPIALTGVLAYLQLPSSLFCAWLFVDEPLTAAMLVGAMLVIVGNLIAISDRRKQSAA; this is encoded by the coding sequence ATGCTGCCCACCCAGTTTCGCCTTTCCCTGCTGAAGCTCTTTGCGGCGATTCTCATTTTCGGCACGGTCCCCGCTTCAATTAGCTCGGTCAGTGCCGACGCGTTTTCTCTGGGATTATTGAGGCTCTGTGCAGCTACCCTAGCGTTCTCGGTGATCCTCCTTGCGAGCGGCAAGTTCCGTGAGCTTCGTCGCCTCAGCGGCAAAGAATGGCAAACGCTGCTTCTCATTGGCTTCTTGTTCGGCCTGCATTGGCTCACCTACATCTTGAGCATTAAAAAAGGAGGCCCCGCCATCGGAGCCATCGGGTTCACAACCTACGGCGTTCAGATCCCGCTACTCGGTTGGTTGTTTGGCTTTGGAAGACCCTCACTGCGTACCTTCCTCGCTTTCGCGCTGGCGATCTCCGGCGCATCGCTTTGCCTGATTGAAAACAATAAGGAAAGGCCTCAAATAGAAAGTGCCGTTGCCGAGACAGACGCTGCCATACCTCCAGAAACAAGTTCGACAGCGAGCGGCGGTTTGGCAGTTTGGCTAGTCGTTGCTTTGCTCAGTGGCACGTTCTACGCCGGTCTCCCGCTGCTTCACCAACGGAACGCGCACCTTTCCAACTCCGTCAGAACTTGGGCGCAGTTTACCTTTGCCTTACCTGTGTTTCTACTTACTCTTCCGATGGCGGAGGGGAACTTTCCACGAGAAGAGATCTGGTTGCTCGCGCACCTGGCCCTCATTGTGACCGTCGTTGGTCACTTTCTCTGGGTGCAAGGCGCTACCGAACTTCCCATTGCGCTGACCGGCGTCCTCGCCTACTTGCAGTTGCCCTCCTCCTTGTTCTGTGCTTGGCTGTTTGTCGATGAGCCGTTGACCGCAGCCATGCTCGTTGGTGCGATGCTGGTGATCGTGGGGAACTTGATCGCCATCAGCGACCGTCGGAAGCAGAGCGCGGCCTAG
- a CDS encoding DUF1579 domain-containing protein, protein MRFAAKSMVMALVGLVATSSVWAQMPQPGEQHVNMAREAGVWDAEVKMWMSPDAPPMPSKGIETNTMLGDFWMLSDFEMDMGGMKYKGRGQYGYDPKKKKYVGTWVDNMSPYLSTMEGDYDVETHTLTMVSTGINMMTGKEQKSKMVSKYIDENTKHFEIHHAVEGEEGKWWKAMEISYKKRAKSDAVLK, encoded by the coding sequence ATGAGATTTGCAGCAAAATCGATGGTGATGGCTTTGGTTGGTCTTGTGGCTACGTCTTCAGTCTGGGCTCAAATGCCTCAACCGGGCGAACAGCATGTGAACATGGCCCGCGAGGCGGGCGTTTGGGATGCAGAAGTAAAAATGTGGATGTCTCCCGACGCGCCGCCCATGCCGAGCAAAGGCATCGAAACAAACACCATGCTGGGCGACTTTTGGATGCTCAGCGACTTTGAGATGGACATGGGTGGGATGAAATACAAAGGCCGTGGCCAGTATGGTTACGACCCCAAAAAGAAAAAATATGTAGGGACTTGGGTCGATAACATGAGCCCTTACCTTTCCACAATGGAAGGGGATTACGATGTCGAGACCCATACGCTCACGATGGTCTCCACAGGCATCAACATGATGACTGGTAAAGAACAAAAGTCCAAAATGGTCAGCAAATACATCGACGAGAACACCAAGCATTTTGAAATCCACCATGCCGTCGAAGGCGAAGAGGGCAAGTGGTGGAAAGCGATGGAGATTAGCTACAAGAAACGCGCGAAGAGTGATGCGGTTCTGAAATAG
- a CDS encoding YkgJ family cysteine cluster protein: protein MAKGFGAVKIDRADLPEGESLCEYCTAKCCRYFAMPIETPDTFKELEYLRWFLLHERATVFKEDDDWYLLVHTVCRHLQDDNRCGIYETRPQICRDYTTDNCEYDDEWTYDFYLETPDQVWEYTEAVIQKKGQSIRSRKPELLPVL from the coding sequence ATGGCTAAGGGTTTTGGAGCGGTGAAGATCGATCGGGCGGATTTGCCTGAAGGGGAGTCGCTTTGTGAGTACTGCACAGCGAAGTGTTGCCGTTACTTTGCGATGCCGATCGAAACTCCTGATACGTTTAAGGAACTTGAGTACCTCCGCTGGTTCTTACTTCACGAGCGTGCAACCGTCTTCAAAGAAGATGACGACTGGTACTTGCTCGTCCACACCGTGTGTCGTCACTTGCAGGATGATAACCGCTGCGGCATCTACGAGACGCGTCCGCAGATTTGTCGCGACTATACGACCGACAATTGCGAGTACGACGATGAGTGGACCTACGACTTCTATCTCGAAACGCCGGACCAAGTCTGGGAGTACACCGAAGCGGTGATCCAGAAGAAGGGTCAGAGCATCCGGAGTCGTAAGCCAGAATTGTTGCCGGTGCTTTAA
- a CDS encoding potassium transporter TrkG, translating into MSHPFRNWNPLKVLLLGYASYMAIGWIALCLPLCHEAEDVPAIDHLFTAISAVSTTGLATVSTPATYSFYGELVILVLIQLGGIGYMTLGSFILLARKRKLTPERAEIAKLTFALPEGFQLRGFLRNVVLFTLIIESLGAVSLYFEFRSAGVEDCLWQAIFHAVSAFCTAGFSLFPDSLMGFADNFWVNVTIGCLSLSGAIGFLALSDVFWSATGKRECRTLTTRIILHATFWALLFGWVMLFLIEPAYRELPGEQRLMVSGFQAMTSLTTVGFNTTEVGSLAMAPTFLVLLLMILGASPSGTGGGLKSTSVSAAFATVMSTLKGREKVTFWGCEVPRHRLTLAFASVIFYITIFFVGGLLMLLVQDQSFEEVLFETASALGTVGLSRGLTAELTPLGKMFIIALMFIGRLGPITFGLALFSGEVETPDRDDLAI; encoded by the coding sequence ATGTCTCATCCATTCCGGAACTGGAACCCGCTGAAAGTCCTACTGTTGGGCTATGCCTCGTACATGGCGATCGGTTGGATCGCGCTCTGTCTGCCGCTATGCCACGAAGCGGAGGACGTTCCTGCGATCGATCATTTGTTTACCGCGATCTCGGCGGTAAGTACGACTGGCTTGGCGACGGTCAGCACGCCGGCGACCTACTCCTTTTATGGCGAACTCGTCATTCTGGTGCTGATCCAACTCGGGGGGATTGGTTACATGACACTCGGGTCGTTTATTCTGCTTGCGCGGAAGCGGAAGCTTACCCCCGAGCGGGCGGAAATCGCCAAGCTGACGTTTGCCTTGCCCGAGGGGTTTCAGTTGCGTGGCTTTTTGCGAAACGTTGTGCTGTTCACGCTGATTATCGAATCGCTGGGGGCCGTGTCGTTGTATTTTGAGTTTCGCAGTGCAGGCGTTGAAGACTGTCTTTGGCAGGCCATCTTTCACGCGGTCAGTGCTTTTTGCACTGCGGGCTTTAGTTTGTTCCCCGATAGTTTAATGGGTTTTGCGGATAACTTTTGGGTGAATGTCACGATCGGTTGTTTGAGTCTTTCAGGGGCTATAGGTTTCCTCGCCTTGAGCGATGTCTTCTGGTCCGCGACAGGCAAACGCGAATGCCGCACATTAACAACGCGTATCATTCTGCATGCTACTTTTTGGGCACTGCTGTTTGGCTGGGTGATGCTCTTCTTGATCGAGCCGGCTTATCGGGAACTACCCGGCGAGCAACGGTTGATGGTGTCGGGCTTCCAAGCGATGACGTCACTCACGACAGTAGGCTTTAACACGACGGAGGTTGGCAGCTTGGCAATGGCGCCGACTTTTTTGGTGTTGCTCCTAATGATTTTAGGAGCATCACCGTCGGGCACAGGTGGTGGGCTGAAGTCGACTTCGGTATCAGCCGCCTTTGCTACCGTGATGAGTACGCTCAAAGGGCGAGAGAAGGTAACCTTTTGGGGTTGCGAGGTTCCGCGGCATCGGCTGACGCTCGCGTTTGCGTCGGTCATTTTCTATATCACGATCTTCTTCGTTGGTGGCTTACTGATGTTGCTGGTGCAAGATCAAAGCTTTGAAGAGGTGTTATTCGAGACCGCGTCGGCCCTGGGCACCGTTGGCCTCTCGCGTGGCTTGACCGCGGAGCTAACGCCGCTGGGGAAGATGTTCATCATCGCACTGATGTTTATTGGCAGGCTGGGGCCAATTACCTTCGGGCTCGCGCTATTCTCAGGCGAAGTCGAGACGCCGGATCGCGACGACCTGGCTATTTGA
- a CDS encoding HEAT repeat domain-containing protein produces MSTNLPSEPSQGDRTNPEGPIAADDLLPPVEPPNAKFIIQLFVTPMVIVASVVGIWLLLQWLANSGDTDPDKIVAALRSSNQARFQQAAELSHMLQAEGRYPELKTNRELVKKLAELLLQQVDEKREGEGDVTMRTFLTRSLGEFHVDDGLPALIATAERDQQRGVRRDAINAIAVLATNVPDLDRPELVELMRDLADSDDELFRSEAAFALGVLAESPSASTDYRDLLALLAEDFYPDARYNAGVGLARCGDLRAVPVLQEMLDLNALVASVDSEKGVGDPNSSNYEQLLARLKTQKRNVLIKNGLRGVELLLEKQEPKDLQELEVAIEKLLNEAAKLEEAEQVPESLIKRAKKLRTKLAG; encoded by the coding sequence ATGTCTACTAACTTACCCTCCGAGCCTTCTCAAGGCGACCGCACGAACCCTGAGGGCCCGATCGCGGCGGATGATCTCCTGCCGCCGGTCGAACCGCCTAATGCGAAGTTTATTATTCAGCTCTTCGTCACGCCGATGGTGATTGTCGCGTCGGTCGTGGGGATCTGGCTGCTGCTGCAGTGGCTCGCGAACTCAGGCGACACGGATCCTGACAAGATCGTTGCCGCCCTGCGAAGCAGCAACCAAGCGCGATTTCAGCAAGCGGCTGAGCTGAGCCACATGCTCCAGGCGGAAGGTCGCTACCCTGAGCTCAAGACGAATCGCGAACTGGTCAAGAAGCTTGCCGAACTGCTCCTACAACAAGTTGATGAGAAACGTGAAGGGGAGGGAGACGTGACGATGCGCACTTTTCTTACCCGCTCGCTCGGCGAATTCCACGTCGATGACGGTTTGCCCGCCTTGATCGCCACGGCTGAGCGTGATCAACAACGAGGGGTGCGTCGCGATGCGATTAACGCGATCGCCGTGTTGGCGACGAACGTCCCGGATCTCGATCGTCCGGAGTTAGTCGAACTCATGCGAGATTTAGCTGATAGCGACGATGAACTTTTCCGCAGCGAAGCGGCCTTCGCTCTGGGAGTTCTAGCAGAGAGTCCGTCGGCCAGTACCGATTACCGTGATCTGTTGGCTCTTCTGGCCGAAGACTTTTATCCGGATGCTCGCTACAACGCCGGGGTTGGCTTGGCTCGCTGTGGCGACCTGCGAGCGGTACCTGTCTTGCAAGAGATGCTCGACCTGAACGCACTGGTCGCAAGTGTTGACAGCGAGAAGGGTGTGGGCGATCCGAATAGCTCCAATTACGAGCAGTTGCTAGCCCGCCTCAAAACCCAGAAGCGCAACGTGCTGATTAAGAACGGACTGCGAGGTGTCGAGCTGTTGCTGGAGAAACAAGAGCCGAAGGACCTGCAGGAGTTGGAAGTCGCGATTGAGAAACTGCTCAATGAGGCAGCAAAATTAGAAGAGGCCGAGCAAGTCCCCGAATCGCTGATCAAGCGGGCGAAAAAGTTGAGGACGAAGTTGGCCGGATAG
- a CDS encoding lipoate--protein ligase family protein: MKLLNLTLETPAENLALDEALLEEAESTEGGEEVLRLWESPSDFAVLGRSSDLEQEVHVERCREERVPIFRRRSGGGVVTVGPGSLMYAVVLRLDRLPAARGEGLVSIDQAHEYVLSCVASTVSSLLPDETISRDGTSDLIIQLSAGQRKKFSGNSLRIRRRHFLYHGTLLYDYDLAKITRWLARPKHMPEYRQERSHADFVANLQVTRTELESSLISTWNAETPLSDWPRERTQQLASSYEAL, translated from the coding sequence ATGAAGCTGCTCAACCTCACTCTCGAGACGCCCGCTGAGAATCTGGCGTTGGATGAAGCCCTACTTGAGGAAGCTGAGTCCACGGAAGGCGGCGAGGAAGTCCTTCGCCTGTGGGAATCGCCAAGCGACTTTGCGGTTCTGGGGCGGTCCTCGGACCTAGAGCAGGAGGTCCATGTCGAGCGTTGCCGGGAGGAGCGGGTGCCCATCTTTCGCCGCAGGAGCGGTGGGGGCGTCGTGACGGTGGGCCCCGGTAGTTTGATGTACGCCGTCGTCTTGCGCCTCGACCGGCTACCTGCTGCCCGTGGCGAGGGCCTTGTCAGTATCGACCAAGCTCATGAGTACGTTCTTTCCTGTGTCGCCTCGACGGTGAGCAGCTTGCTGCCCGATGAAACGATTTCACGCGACGGGACCAGCGACCTGATCATCCAACTTTCCGCTGGCCAACGGAAAAAATTTTCGGGCAACAGCCTCCGCATCCGCCGTCGGCATTTTCTCTACCATGGGACGCTGCTCTACGACTACGACCTCGCGAAAATCACTCGCTGGCTCGCGCGTCCCAAACACATGCCTGAGTATCGCCAAGAACGCTCACACGCTGACTTTGTCGCGAATCTCCAAGTGACTCGCACGGAACTCGAATCCTCGCTGATCAGTACCTGGAACGCGGAAACGCCTTTAAGTGACTGGCCCCGTGAGCGAACGCAACAATTGGCCAGTTCCTACGAAGCTCTCTAA
- a CDS encoding HAD family phosphatase, translated as MLAYPEDTAALLFDCDGTLADTMPFHVLAWQEQFAEHGIELPQSFIDERAGMPTVQIVLDANQHYGVDFDPEKFTAEKEARFETRLSEVLPIEPVLEIARETHGKLPMAVVSGGVAPIVNKTLKHIKADHLFPVVVTATDPVAPKPSPEIFLEAARRLEVDPAKCHVYEDGDSGITAAKAAGMTWTDVRLALSC; from the coding sequence ATGCTCGCCTATCCAGAAGATACCGCGGCCCTGCTGTTCGATTGCGACGGCACGCTCGCCGACACGATGCCGTTCCATGTCCTCGCTTGGCAGGAGCAGTTTGCTGAGCATGGCATCGAGCTGCCGCAATCGTTCATCGACGAGCGCGCCGGGATGCCGACCGTACAGATTGTCCTCGATGCCAATCAGCACTATGGCGTCGACTTCGACCCCGAGAAATTTACCGCCGAAAAGGAAGCTCGTTTCGAAACTCGGCTCAGCGAAGTCCTCCCGATTGAGCCCGTCCTTGAGATCGCCCGTGAAACCCACGGCAAACTCCCGATGGCGGTGGTTTCCGGTGGCGTCGCGCCGATCGTGAATAAAACGCTTAAACACATCAAAGCCGATCACCTTTTTCCCGTGGTGGTGACCGCGACCGATCCAGTTGCCCCAAAGCCGTCGCCGGAGATCTTCCTCGAAGCGGCCCGCCGCCTCGAAGTCGATCCCGCGAAGTGTCACGTTTACGAAGATGGCGACTCCGGCATCACTGCCGCCAAAGCCGCTGGAATGACTTGGACAGACGTTCGTCTCGCACTAAGCTGTTAG